The Arvicola amphibius chromosome 5, mArvAmp1.2, whole genome shotgun sequence genome contains the following window.
ATAGAATTGCTAATTTTCTCTTATAGTCTTTTCTTAcagtctttttgtgtgtttttttaacttcagggaaggaagggaagagagacacGACAGCAAAGTGTCTCCTCAATATTAGAGGAGGCTGGTTTTATTCCGAGAGTTGCATGTGATCCTGGGATGGTTGGGTCGGAGGACAGACTTAGGCAGAGTAGCATTGCAGAGTGGAGACCCTTCTACCAGTAGGAATGTTGCCCCATCTCTGCCACGTGACTCACATGATGCAGGAGCTGGATACAGTGTTTCTGGGGTCCCTGCTCCTCTCTACCACAGTTCTCACTGGCAGGCTAGAAGCATCCCCAGCATTAAGTAGAAGAAATGGAACAAACTCATCCCAGGGCTTctttaaatattcagaaaaaccCATGTGCCCCTATCAGTTCAATTAAGCTTTTCTAAGAAAAAGTAAGTCAATTAGTTCAAAATGTGGGTTAGTGCTTCTGGGTATTTAaaacggattttttttttcttttttagttcatTAGAAACACAGCCACAGGGCAGGTACATACCAAACTCCTCCTCACATCCTGGGAGGAGCCACCAAACACCTTGACCAGTTTCTGATATCTGGAGCTTCAGTGCTGGACCTTAAACTAGCTCAGAGCTTGGAATGGATCATTAATATTTAGCCCCTTTATTTCATATCCTTTATCTTCAGTTTTACTCTCCATAGTCACTAAGAGGTGCCTGACAAGGCTACCGAGACAGGAGGTTTCCGTCTCCATTTAGGAATGGTTTGTGAATTTTTTTGTCAATGAAGTCAGGCCTCTGAGAAATTATAAAATACCATTGATTGTGGAATATGCATTGAACACAAACTTCAGAACCATTTTGTCCAAATGGCCTAAACACAATgaaccaaacaaaactaaacaaaaataaaacaagatatttcttaagaaaatggCTTTCTGGAAGTGATTTCTTGACCAAAGACTATGAACATTTTCATGACTTGTGGTCACCTTCCTTAAGAAGCTGTCCTTCCTTGATAATGACAAAAAAAGTTTCATATCAacattggaaataaaatattgtttttaattttgttctctattttgttttgatcTCACTAGTTCAATAAGCTATTTGAATATAGCAAACAGTtccagatatattttatatactgagACGATTATAAATAACCCCATTACtcaaaaacatttattacatgACATTAATGAATATCATTGGCTCTTCTTCCACTTTAATTAGTATTGTggtgaaatgaaaatatatattacttCCCAACAGTCTGAAGGATGCTGCTGTGGACTCCAAAGACACACGGCTAGAAGAGGAGGGAATGACTCTCCTTGTTAATAGTAGGTTTGACTATCTTTACATTTGAATTCTTTATTGGCCAAGTGACATTTTATTATCAGGATATTATAATAAACAGAGTCAACACATTTTCAGATTCCACAAACACACGCTTTGCTTACAGAAAACCATATTCTTCTTGTatgttattcatttaaaaaatacctagGAATCTGATCCAGATTTATAGTCACCTGGTAGTAATTCAAATCTAAACATTCTACTCCTGTCAATCACTATGTTAAGTTTACTGTGACCTGTTTTCTGACATAGAATGAAAGACACAAATGTTCAATATTCTATGTTGCCCCCCAAGACGCTCACTGAAGAGCCCAGGACTTAAGTAGAGTGTTTTACAGGCTAATCTGGTTGTGTGTATGAGCATTCCTTTTGTCTCCAAACTCCTCTAAAGCACAAAAGTGTCTTTGCTTCCAATAAACTAGAAAAATAGAACCGATGTCAGGCAAAGATTATGCTGTGTTTTAGCCTGTTTATACCATACTCAAAGTCCAGGACCTTGGCCTAGCAGTCTCCTGCCTTCCAAATCCCcaagtcaaaggcacagaaagtgTTAGGGAATTATTTTCTTAAGAGTgagcagtgtgtgcctgtgtgtatgtgtgtgtgtgtgtgtgtgtgtgtgtgtgtgtgtgtgagagagagagagagagagagagagagagagagagagagagagagagagtttattgtttgttttcttagaggCTTAAAGTGGTCAAGGAGTTTGGTCATGTGCTTTGGAACCAGTCTGCCTACCCTAGTGAGGTTGAAGACCTGGGTCACAtggtttaacttttattttaaatgtttctgcagcgctgggaatcaaactgcaGGCCTCTTGCCTGCCAAGGTCGCGCTCTTTCACACCCCTGCCTACAGCAGGACCTTAAAAACCATTCCGTCTTGGTTTTCTTCTGTATAAAGAAATCTTGGAGTTTTAACAGCCAAGAGCTAATGGTTCAGCCTTGTGTGGCTCAGCATGTCTGTCATTGCAGAATTTGGGAGGTTGAACTAAGCAAGAGGATCTTGAATTTGGGGCCAACCTGCGCTGTCATGAGTCCCAGTCTCAAAACTCAAAACgattacaacaacaaaaacaagatgaCCAATGGTTAAATGTGTACCATTGTTTCAGGTACCATGTTAAATGCTTGGACACATACTAACATATAACAAGATGACCAATGGTTAAATGTGTACTATTGTTTCAGGTACCATGTTAAATGCTTGGACACATACtaacatatttaattttcaaaaaacaatcaaaagttGTGTCCCAGAACACAGAACAGGGAGAGtaaggcataaaaacaaacaaacaagcacctgggaaggggaagtgggaTTCATCCCCCAACAACCTGGGTTTAGCTACACTGCACCCCTGCAGTCAGTGTCCGCTAACTCCCTACACGTGAGAGCGTGGACAGTTGTTGTGTTTACTATATGCCAGGCACCTTGCTAAAACATTTGGGGGGAATAAATGGGGCCACAGTCCTAAgccatgtgtttgttctttcaGAGTCCTTCGAATTTCAGCTGAGTTCAAAAAGCATTACTCATGATGATCTTTACTTGCATGCAACAGAATTAATAGTAAATTTTTATAAAGACATGTCAAAATAGCTTCGATTTGAATTCATATTTAGCCTCAAAAGCACTTTATGAATCGTTAAGTAATCGAATCAAGAGAGCatggttttctcttttgatttgttttttttttttttaagtgattaaCTAAatgccttttctggcctctgcccaAAAGCCCACAAAATCCTGAGGGTTTACAATGTAAATCCTCTCCAACTCACCTCTTATAACACACAGACACCTCCATTCCTGAGACCTCTCTTTAAAGAGTCCACAATAGCTGGCTCCCCTGGGTCAGGAGAGGTGGCCCCTTTCTCTACTGCTGCAGCAAATTACAATTTTTCCACCAGAGAAAACTGTGGTGATGGACGCATTAGCCGAAAGCAGTCATTGAGTTCTCTTTGACTCCAGGGGCTGGTGTGGTCTGAGCATTCTTTTTCGTCCTTCTTTTGAACTGTAGAATATCATTCATGCTATTTAGATTTTTCAAGTTAAACTGATAAATATAAGATTTAAGTAAATATAACCCATTTGTTTGTGTGGTCATTCATTTGTAATAAATGGCTGGAGAGCTTGCCCTGCCCTGGGCAACATACTGAGACTTTAGGTGTGTTAGGTTAGTAGAGAAAGCAAGGCAGCTCAAAGGCACTGAGAAAAGTTCCTAACAGATGAGCCTCAAGACTGGATGCTATATCTGAGTTGGTGGAAATATTTTGATGTCATTTGGAAGAGGTTGCCTAGTGGTTTTCTTAAAAGGCCCTTCTAACTGATATTGACAACAAAATTATGAGAATCTAAAATGGGAACCCAAGGTTTATAGATCAGGTGTATGTGAACGTAGGGGGCTCTGCGTGGAGGATTTCTGCCCCCAAATAACCGTGTCTCTACTTCATGAGACGGGAAACATAGAGACACGCATGGTACTTTCTGGTAATGTTGACAGAGACGGCTCATGTGGTCAAGGCTTCTTGTGGAAGGTGCACAGATCTTCAGGTGGCTTATAGTTTTAGCCATTGGATGACGGTAGCCAAAGCTCCGCCTTGAACCGGATTGCTATTTGTAATAGAGAAAGCACATCTTGCACAGTTTTAAGTGGTGAGCAGAATAGACTTCCTGATGAGAAGTCAGGTGGAGCTTAGAAAACAGACAGGCTAAACAAGTAATGTTGCCTCTACAAAAATCAtacagcattttttaattttttcgaTTTCAAATTGAGTTTATGGAACCACATTatgttatttaattatattatttaataaaccTGGAATTGAACTCTTTTATGAGTTCAACAGCAATTTCATGTTATTGGGTTAAAAACTAAGCAACTCTCCCTTATCTTTGTTTCCTTTGATAGAAGCAGTGGGGAAAGATCACATattctccttgtttgttttgtttggccgTTCTGCCTGGTAACTATGTTGGTTACCAACCTGACGAGATCTTTTCAGTATTTGATGAAGTATTCTTATAGGTATTAAATTTTGGTAgccaggcagaagctgatgcGATGCGAGGAGGTGGATGAACAATCAGTCCAAAGCATACTTTCCAAGGCGCGTTTTTCATCCCTAGTTTAAGTTCGGGTCCTGCTCGTCGTTCGCATAAGGTCGAGGCAGTTCCTGAAACTGCTGTTTCTCCAAGTCCGTTAAAAAGTTATTCGTGCCTGGGTGGCATTTCCTCCTCTTCAGCCCTGCCGTTCCCCACCTCCATCGCCTAGCTTTTGCCAGTAGGGACTTGCCCTGGGGTGTATTTTGTCCTGGGAAcacaaaactattttcttttctggaaataCGTTGACGTCAACTGGAAGCTGTTTTTGGTTGCTTTGTTTCCCGGAGCGTCCAATCCAGCATACTGCCTCCGGCAAACTGCAAGCAATTGGAAGCAGCTCCCCCAGAGGAGAGTGGAGCCGGTGTCTGCGTGGGTGCGGGTTGGGGAGTGGTTGTAGCCTAGCCGGTCTGCTgcaaaagtggggggggggtgtcgagAAGACCTGAAGAACTACCTCCCCCGGTAGTTCTTGGAGCTGGATCCTCAGGCAGAGATCGGAGCTTGGGTGGACCCTCATTTCGTGGCGCTTTTAGAAGTCAAGGTAGATAAGTGACTGCCCAACTGAGTTTTCAGCACTGCAGCAAGTCTCAGAGAATTCAAAACCTAGCCGAATCCTGGGACCAAAGGCCCGCTCTCCGGAAGTGGCGGTGTGCGACTATCAAGTGCCGGCCCATAAGCTGAGCTCCGAAGCAATGCACTTAGCTGCCCACTGTTTAAAGCTCTAGGAAGCTAATACATCTCACATCTCGCTACATATTTCCAGTGGCTAAGACAAAGAATAGAACGTGGTGACAAATCCGACCACATCTCTACTACCACCTGGGGAAGGATTCCCCAGAAGTCCATCCCAAAGATCCTGGACTACTTGGACAGATGTAGGCTGCCTGTGATGAGAGGACgcgtgggcgtgtgtgtgtgtgtgtgtgtgtgtgtgtgtgtgtgtgtttccccaaGGAGCTGGAGGAAACCTGAGAGGCAGGGACTTGTTACAACTTGTTTCACACCTGGCGTGACTTCCCCAACGCTCTGTGGTGTCCATGGCTAAGGAGGCTCTTGCAGGGCGACTAAAGATGGCTCCAGAATAGCTACTGTCACCTCCCTCCTTAGATGCCCACGCGGCCCGGACttaacctttctttcttcttacttaATATTCCTTGTAAATTACAATTTGATGGATGGTTTCTATTGAGGCACAAAATGATAAacgccctgaaaaaaaaaaagatacgcaacagggaaaaagagaaaagttgagACAGATTCCCCATAGCTGAATTGAGACTTAGAGGCAAATTCCAATGACGCACGCAAGGACCCAGTGAGGCTGCCTCCAGGAGGTCCGGTCTGGCACACGGGTACTCTACTGGGATCTGACTCCCTTGGTTCTTTATGGTCTTGAGTCTCAGACATCACTGGAGAGAGCCTGGGGACACTTGGGCTTTCCAAGCAGTTGGAGAAAGTTAGGATGAAGCTCATCTCTGGAGACTACCCTGGCTATTGTCACCAAAGAACAGTTAAAGGGTGGCAGTAGGGTGctgttccccaccaccaccaggagaGAACAGGAGGTGGGGACCTAGAAGAAGTGCCCAGAGCCTAGGTGCACCGGGGGCGGGAGTTTGGCTGGAAGTGGGACTGTATCTCCTATGGGAAAGAGGGACCCAGCGAGCTCTTTGGCTGTCTTTCCAGTTTCCGAGGTGCCCGCCCCCACGCGCCGGAGGCAGCGCAGCCCGCAGCCCCGAGGGCGAATGCAGGGCAGTTGGCGAACTTAAAAGTGAGAGTGCGCTCAAGATCGGAATTGCCAGAATTGTGGGAGAGTGGGGTCGACCCAAAGCCCAAGTTCACTTTTTCCAACAGCTCGCTCACCCGCTCGTCCTTTAGGGATCCGCGCTGCTTTAGTGCCAACCTGGCACCCTTTGCCCCGGGATGTTGTGTCATTTTGCTCTGGGGCAGGAAGGACAGTGGCCCAAATGGGTGGCGAGTGGGTCCCTGGGGTCCCGGAAAGCTCCTCTTCCCACGTCTCCCCTCCCACCAACACCTCCCAGTCTTTCCTTCTTGCACTTTCCCGGGGCTGGCTAGACCGGCGCGGACTTGCCCCAGACCTTTGGGGAGCGCCCCAGGTCTTTAATGACAGCTTAAAAGTGGCAGTTGGAAAAGTCTAAACAGATGAGGCTGACGTGGGGCGTGTTCCGCTCCCTAGCAAGAGTCGGGATGGGAGCTGGGAGCCGCGCTGCTGGCCCCAGGCCCCTGCGCCTCGCCGCCAGCAAGTAGGTGGGGGAGCCGCTGCTGCCGCCAGCCCCATCCCGCTCCCAAGCCTCGCCCGCTGCGCCCTGGCCGCGGGCACAGAGAGGGTGCAGGGCCTTGCGGAGCCTCCTCCACCCAGCTCATTAACCTGCCTGCTCCGGGCGGTCCGGACACCGGCTTCTCGCTGCGGCACCCGCGGCCAGCACACTGCCACAGCTGCCGGGATCCCCCGACTCCGGGGGGCAATGAGGGGGCGGTGGAGGGGGCACTGCTCCTCTGGCATTACCTAGAGAAGCGACACCGCCCCGCCCTGCCGTCGGCCCTCCCTCGCGCCCGCCCGGGCCCGTGCGCCGGCTCCGCTAGAGGGTAAGTTGGGAGTGTTTCGCCCCCACCGAcagctctccctccctttcctatTTTTCCCCCAAAGTTTTCCTAGAAGTGGGGATTGGGCTAGGGGAGTAAGAAGGTCCGGGTGGCCTCCCTTTTTTTACCCTCTCGGCCACAGTTACCCCCCACTTCGTCTCCCTGGCATCTCCTCGCCCCTCCCGAGTAGCGCTCCGGAATGACAATTGGAGCGCGGCTCCTTTAAGAGCCCGGCTTTGCCTCCCGGTAGCTGAAGGTCATTAAACACAAAAGCTCTCAGCGCTGCGGTCCAATATAGCGCATGCGCCCTGCCCGAGGACTGGCAGGGAGACGGCAATATGGCGAGAATGCCTGGCAGCGGGGACTGTAACACCAGCGCGGGCGGCAGCGCCGCCGCAGCGGCAGAGAACAATGGGGAGCGGGGCGAGGGCGAGCGCGGGGCCGGGGGCCGCGGACGCCGCCACGGCCGCCCGCACTACTGCAGCGCGggcgaggaggaggaagaggaggaggaggaggaggaggacgagatCCAGGAGGTGCAGATAACGGGGGACGAGGAGGACGGAGGTGGGGGGctggaggaggacgaggaggaggaagaggaggagatggggatgGACTGGGAAGAACCCCTGGAGCCGGAGGACTCGGCCGGGGAGGAGCTGGAGCCCGAGCCGGTCCATATGATCCATATGGACCAGAGCGCCGCGCTGGAGCCCGAGGCGCCGCCGCGTCTGCTGGCTCCCCGGGCCCGCGCGGGGCCTCCGGGGGACAGCGCGGAGGTGGACCCCGACGTGCTGCAGCGCCCCGAGCGGGCCCGGCTGAGCGAGAACACCCGGCTGGCTACCCGCTACGCCGTGCGCATCTTCCGGGAGTACCTGAGCGAAAAGGCTCAGAGCCCAGACTTCGAGACCATGGACAAGGGGGCGCTGTGTCGCGTGCTGCGCTCCTTCTACGCCGAGGCCCGTTCTAAGAGCGGCCAGCTCTACAGCAAGTCCTCGCTCATCAGCATCCGCAGCTCCCTCAACCGCTACCTCAATGAGCCCCCGTACTGTCGCACGCTCGACCTCACCAAGGACCCCGAGCTGCGCAGCGCCAACCTGACTCTAGCCGCAGTCATCCGCAAGCTCGAGGAGCAGGGCGCGGGGCCGGTGGTGCAGAAGCAAGCCATCACGCGCGCCGACCTGCGCAAGCTCTACACCTCCAGCGTCTTCAGCACCAACACGCCCTTTGGGCTGCTCAACAAGGTCTGGTTCGAGACCTGCATGTACTTCTGCACGCGCGGCCGCGAAAACCAGCGCGAGCTGGAGGAGGACTCCTTCGGGCTGGCCATGGACGAGGACGGTCGCAAGTTCGTGTACTTCAAGTCGCTCGGGCCTTACCACAAGTCGCGCTCCTCCTCCTGGAGTAAGAAGCGAGCGGAAAGCAGCGATGAAGAGAATTTGCCGCGCATGTACGAGACTGGCACCGAGTTCTGTCCCTATGCCAGCTTTGTCAAGTACCTGTCGAAGCGCAATCCCCTCTGTAAGGCATTCTTCCAGCGGCCACGGGACCACTGCAGCGAGGGCGATGTGACCTGGTACGAGAACAAAGCCATAGGCAAGAACTTGCTGGGCACCAGGATGCAGATGCTCTCCAAGGCAGCTAAGCTGTCCAAGACCTACACTAATCACTGCATCGGCGCGGTGTCCATCGCCACGCTCAACAGCATCGCGGGCATCGGGACCAAGCTAGGCTCCCCGGCCCCGCAGGGCTGCTATACCGAATCTCTGAACGGGTCAGCTCGTCACCACTCCCACCATCCCCCCACCCATCCTtcccaccaccaccgcccccaGCCGCCCTCGCTGGGGAACACTTATATCCTCCCCAAAGACAGCCAGGTCGGGCCCGATGTGAAATCCGAGGCTGCGCCCAAACGCGCACTGTACGAGTCAGTGTTTGGGTCCGGGGAAATCTGCGGCCCTTCTTCCCCCAAAAGACTTTGTATCCGTCCTTCCTCGGAACCTGTGGATGCAGTGGTGGTGGTTTCCGTGAAACACGAccccctgcctcttcttccagaaGTCAATGAGCACCGAAGCACCAATTCTCCCACCATAGTTTCACCTGCTATTGTTTCCCCCACCCAGGTAACCAAACCAAAGTCTATGCATGAAATATTTGTCTGTTACACTTCAGGACTAACTTTTATGCTCCCGTCGGTccgggttggggtgggggaggattttttttaagtaggtgTTATACTGCACTGGGTTTGATACATTCCCTAGAAATGTAACTCTTCGTGTTTGGGGGGAAACTCTAGCCCTAACCTTAAAAgatgccgggggggggggggggggcgcttagCTTCCAAGTCTCTGCAGCGAAGTAACAAATTAACGCTAGAAACCTCAGAGTTCTCAGAACAAAAGGTTTAAGCTCATTCTTGAGTGCCTTTCCAATGATGCCTGAGTTTTATAAGGGAAGGATTGCCAGAGTGCAGAATAGAGGTAGTTATCTTAAGTAAATTAGAATGAGTTACTTTTAAAATGCTCCATTACATACTCGCCATAACTTCTAAAGGTAGAAAAATACActtctaaattattaaaaagaaaacatgccaATTCCACctcctgtagattgcttttgttgttgttaaagaaAGGGGGCGGAGATGCAGCGGCAGGCAGTGGAGTGCCTGTTTATTCTTTTAACATGCAGCCACGTGTGCCGGTGTCGGGTGTCGTTCCCATTAGTGTTGTTAACATGGCTGAGCTATGGGCATGATGCACATATGTGCAGCTGGGACGTGCCAAGCTGGCTGTGGGCACTGACACAGATTTATTCATCCCTAGCCTGTAGAGGCTCACTATCTGGGACCcaaacaaggaagagagagaaagaggggtggGAGAGGAATCAGCCCAGAGTAAGTGGACAGCGGGACAAAGATAAAACTTAGACAAATCAGTTCACCTGTCTGAGCTTTATTTAGGTCGTTGAACCTGAAAGAAACCCACAACAAAAATTCCTTAATCAGTGACAGGAGTGTGCAAAGAGATGGCCTGTGTGCTACAGAGTCTTTCCCCTGCTGCTGTCTGGAGCACAGAGATGGCCTGCGTGCTAGAGAGTCTTCCCCTGCTGCTGTGCCTCGAGAAGCCTGCTCACCAGACTGTTAGGGTTATGTTCCTGTCTTGGATGCTTCTCTAGAAGGCAGACATGAGAGCTCTCTTGTGGCCCCGTTTGTTGGCAGGAGTCACAGGAAGTTTTTACCTTTTtgacaccccaccccccacccacccacacatgctATCAGCAGAAATAGGAGAAATAGTGAGGCCCATCACtacctctgttctctttctccaaAGTGGAAATTCCAGTTCTGGACAAGCTGACCCTTTCAAAGGCTTAGGCATGCCTCAAGGCGGCCAGGAGGGCTGCAAGTGGCTTCTCAACCCACAGAGCCTGCggctgtgtgtcctgtgtgtctctctctgtgcagtTCATTCTATCAGGAGttgtttaaaagaattttaaggaTGGAGAGTCGAGATAgagtttactttttctttaaaagcaaaacaaaaatgctcaCATTCTTCTAATAAATACCCTTCAAGTGCCCTGGGTTAAAAAATCCCACCTGATTAAGAGTGTTAACACCAAGaatgtatattaaatatgtatgtatgctggATAGTAATAGAATGGTCAGTTCTGGGTATTGGTgtcatgtgggtgtgtgtgactGAAGGATCCAtaacagctttttgtttttcttctttcctggcttttgtttttagtgcatcctcccacccccatcactGTGTTTCATTTACCCTCGTGAGCTAAACCAGCCTAGAAAACTTTATACTGAGACTTCTGTTATTCTCAAGTTACTGTCAGGCAACTCCCAAGTTAAATGGAGATATGCGTATATTTTACTTACATGATTACTAACCATGGCTGTTCAGCAAGGTCTTAGCTGCTAGGCTTTTTTAGTTACAACTACAGAAAAGGGGTTCTATTTGTGCTTTTTGGGGGGTTCCTAAAGATCAGGCCCAGGCTCATGTGCATAATAGGCAGGTGCTGTattgagccccacccccagccctgtttGCATGTGTTTAGTAGTCAACTTTTCAGTTAGAATATAGTAGAAAGCATTTCTGCTTTTAAGAAACCAGCAGGTTTAACAACTAGCTCCTGTAGAATTCACTCGAAGGCCCCACACATTTGCTTTATGTAGAAAGATCCACTACACTTTACCTTTGGCATATATTAAATCCCTATCTTTGCAGATTAGTGATGGTCAAGGTTGGTAGTCAATGGCAACATAGAAGGATCCATTATTCTTGGTCACCTCAACCCTTGGAGATGCCCAGACTTTGAACTCCAACTGTGTTCTTCTTAATACCACCCTCGAATGGCACTGAACCATGGATATGCCCTGGTTTTCCTGACATACACACCCGTCATAAAGTTTGGTTTAAACATCAGGCACAATAAGAGATGGACAGTTGTACCTTTTGATAAAAGTAGAACCAGTACAATACCCTAAAAGAAAACTTATCTAACACTTATCTTAAAACTTATCTAAAACttctttatttctggaatttcccATTTAATATCTTTAGACCATAGTTGACCACGGAAAGGAGAACTATGGATAAAGGATGAACAGTCTCCTTGCAAGGGTGTTAACAAATGTCTTCATCTATGGGAAAGGTAGAAAAATGAATACACCCAAGAACGAGTAGGAGGATGGAGTCTGTGAGTTTCGGTGGAGTTGTTTGCTTTGGGAGGGTGATGGTAACTCTGGCAGAGGGCTCTGACACTCCTTAGTGGTGTTAGCAGGCAAACCACTTCATGTCCCCTCCCCCTGCACAGTGTCACGATGATCAAGTTTTTGGTAGTAATTGCTCTCTCCGTTccacttcattatttatttcagtgtctgggaactgaacccagggctttgcatatgCTGAAGATCTCCATTTAATAATGCAACACCATCAAGCATCACATACTGGAATCCCATCACTGGGATTAcatcactgaggcaggagggtctcatatttgaggctagtctgggctctATAGTGCAATcttacctcaaaaataaaattttaaaaatattaattggaAAAATAGGTTTAATATTATATCCTACATTTTTGTAACTATTATCTTTGCATGAAAATGCGGCATTTACCTTTTTAAGCAGATGGTAGAGATTCGCAATTTGTTTTTAGTTGTGCTGTGATCGAATCAGGACTCGCCAGTGTGCTCTCTAACACTGAGCATTATCTGGAGTTTTATTCTTCATCACTCAAAGGAAGAAGTATTAATAATCTTATGTTCTACTTGCCATagttttttgttgatgttttggCAGATGGTTTGTGTGTCTAgtgcaaaataaaaatgggaaagttAGTTTACTGTAAAGCATACTTGGGGCTGAAGATGTAGctctttgctgttgttcttttgttttggggtttttgagacagggtttctctgtgtaacagccctagctgtcctagaaatagctctggagatcaggctgcccttgaactcacagaggtctgcctgcttctgcctctggagtgctgggattatactttgcatgcacagagccccaggcaacacctctccctctccctctccctctccctctccctctccctctccctctccctctccctccccctccccctccccctccccctctccctccccctccctctccccctcccctctcctcttcccccccctctctctgtctctctctctctcctctcacatgtgtgtatgtgtgttcctctCCCCCCAACATCCAGAGTACTTGCAACTTGTGACCAAGGTATCTGGTTACACTTGCTTGGCTCTAGTCCAGATTAATTCtggaaatacttttaaagaaatgcaGTAAGTAGAAGTCCAGCAGCATAAAGGTTCAGGTGGGGTGAGTGCCCTATTTCTGTGTGACCTGCCTCATCATGTTCTTGAGTTGGTCCTTACAGTACGCAAGCTAGATAGAGAGGAGCAGCCACCTAGCTATAAACACATAGCCCTCTAATTCACCTCTGGAAGAACCCAGAGGCTAACATCACTGTGGCGTTTGGGGGATGCAGTGCTGTTGAGAGAAGGTTGTGTTGTGTAGCCCAATCTGTCCTAGAATTGCCAATGGTGGAActtgcttcctaagtgctgggattacaggtgtgccctaCAGTGCCTGGCTCCTGGAGTTGGCTCTCATTATGTACTGCCATGTTGGAGGAGCTGCGGTGTGCCACATTTGTATTTGATGGACAGAAGTGTGCATTTGATGTACTGAAACCAACTCCCAGGTTGTATTATGGGTTGGAAGACTAGGCAGGTGAGAGTTTG
Protein-coding sequences here:
- the Kctd1 gene encoding BTB/POZ domain-containing protein KCTD1 isoform X1, encoding MARMPGSGDCNTSAGGSAAAAAENNGERGEGERGAGGRGRRHGRPHYCSAGEEEEEEEEEEEDEIQEVQITGDEEDGGGGLEEDEEEEEEEMGMDWEEPLEPEDSAGEELEPEPVHMIHMDQSAALEPEAPPRLLAPRARAGPPGDSAEVDPDVLQRPERARLSENTRLATRYAVRIFREYLSEKAQSPDFETMDKGALCRVLRSFYAEARSKSGQLYSKSSLISIRSSLNRYLNEPPYCRTLDLTKDPELRSANLTLAAVIRKLEEQGAGPVVQKQAITRADLRKLYTSSVFSTNTPFGLLNKVWFETCMYFCTRGRENQRELEEDSFGLAMDEDGRKFVYFKSLGPYHKSRSSSWSKKRAESSDEENLPRMYETGTEFCPYASFVKYLSKRNPLCKAFFQRPRDHCSEGDVTWYENKAIGKNLLGTRMQMLSKAAKLSKTYTNHCIGAVSIATLNSIAGIGTKLGSPAPQGCYTESLNGSARHHSHHPPTHPSHHHRPQPPSLGNTYILPKDSQVGPDVKSEAAPKRALYESVFGSGEICGPSSPKRLCIRPSSEPVDAVVVVSVKHDPLPLLPEVNEHRSTNSPTIVSPAIVSPTQDSRPNMSRPLITRSPASPLNNQGIPTPAQLTKSNAPVHIDVGGHMYTSSLATLTKYPESRIGRLFDGTEPIVLDSLKQHYFIDRDGQMFRYILNFLRTSKLLIPDDFKDYTLLYEEAKYFQLQPMLLEMERWKQDRETGRFSRPCECLVVRVAPDLGERITLSGDKSLIEEVFPEIGDVMCNSVNAGWNHDSTHVIRFPLNGYCHLNSVQVLERLQQRGFEIVGSCGGGVDSSQFSEYVLRRELRRTPRVPSVIRIKQEPLD